GAAAAAGCAACCTACTTCCCACGTAGGTTGCCGCCTTGTTTGTCAGTCTTCCGCATCCATTTCGACACTTAGCTTTCTGTCCGCGATTTCGCGCAATGCTTGCCCGACATACTTGCGCGAATGGACGTCGTCCTTATTGGCGGAACTTACGTTTTGTAATTCGCGCGCCCTTTTCGCCGAAAGGGTTACCAACATGTACTTCGAGTTCACTCTATCCATCAATTCATCGATTGAAGGTTCAAGCATCATTTTCGTCAACCTCCAGCAGTTTCAAATATTGGTCAATCAGCCGGTTTTTCCGGCAATGTTCCGCGGTTACGATCGCTTCAATCCGCTCGCATGCCAACTCGACTTCGTCGTTTTCAACAACGTAATCGTAATGGGTCATCATTTCGATTTCGTCCTTGGCAACGGCGAGCCGGTTCTCAATCAAATCGGCGCTTTCCGTGCCCCGCATCGCAATGCGATGCTTCAATTCTTTTAAATTCGGCGGCGCCAAAAACAAAAATACGGCATCTGGAAACGATTTCCTTACTTTCCTCGCGCCTTGGACTTCGATTTCCAACAAGACGTCTTTTCCTTCGTTCAACGTATCCCGCACATATTGAATCGGCGTTCCGTAATAGTTGTTCACGTATTGCGCCCATTCGAGAAATCCATCCGCTTCAATCATTTCCTCAAACTCTTCTTTCGTCTTGAAGAAATAGTCGACCCCGTGGCGTTCACCTTCCCGCGGCGGCCGGGTCGTCGCCGAAACCGAGTAATTCAAAGACGTTCCTTTGCGGCGAAGCGTTTTACATACCGTTCCTTTTCCAACCCCGGAAGGACCGGAAAGGACGAACAATATCCCTTTGTTTCTCTTCATGCTACCCCTCTTCCGACAGATCATCCTGGTTTAACAAACGTTGCGCAACCGTTTCCGGTTGAACGGAAGATAAGATCACATGATCGCTGTCCATGACGATAACTGCGCGCGTTCTTCTCCCGTATGTGGCGTCGATCAATTTGTTCCGTTCCCTGGAAATTCGAATGAGTCTTTTCACCGGCTGCGAATCCGGACTCGTCACCGAAACGATGCGATTGGCCGATGCAATGTTGCCGAATCCGATATTGACTAGTTTTAACTGACCCATAATTGTCCTCCTACTGAATTCAGCTCGCCCGTCTATTTCCTTGCAGAAGAGCGCTTTATTCGATGTTTTGAATTTGTTCCCTGATCTTTTCCAGTTCGCTTTTCAACTCAACGACGTGGACGCTGATGTCGAAATCGTTCGCCTTAGCGCCGATCGTATTAATCTCGCGGTTCATCTCTTGCTGCAAGAAGTTCAGTTTTTTTCCGACGGCCTCTTCGGATCGCAAATACTTATGAAATTGCTTCACGTGGCTCATGAGCCGGGTCAATTCCTCGTCGATGTTCGCCTTTTCACTGTATACGGCCACTTCGTTTAATAATTTTGCTTCATCG
This sequence is a window from Bacillales bacterium. Protein-coding genes within it:
- the rpoZ gene encoding DNA-directed RNA polymerase subunit omega, which encodes MMLEPSIDELMDRVNSKYMLVTLSAKRARELQNVSSANKDDVHSRKYVGQALREIADRKLSVEMDAED
- the gmk gene encoding guanylate kinase — protein: MKRNKGILFVLSGPSGVGKGTVCKTLRRKGTSLNYSVSATTRPPREGERHGVDYFFKTKEEFEEMIEADGFLEWAQYVNNYYGTPIQYVRDTLNEGKDVLLEIEVQGARKVRKSFPDAVFLFLAPPNLKELKHRIAMRGTESADLIENRLAVAKDEIEMMTHYDYVVENDEVELACERIEAIVTAEHCRKNRLIDQYLKLLEVDENDA
- a CDS encoding DUF370 domain-containing protein, which produces MGQLKLVNIGFGNIASANRIVSVTSPDSQPVKRLIRISRERNKLIDATYGRRTRAVIVMDSDHVILSSVQPETVAQRLLNQDDLSEEG